Proteins encoded by one window of Primulina huaijiensis isolate GDHJ02 chromosome 1, ASM1229523v2, whole genome shotgun sequence:
- the LOC140966627 gene encoding MLO-like protein 3, with protein MLPHAQMKRWKAWEKETLTVEYMAANDPERFRYARQTTFGRRHVTSYGSNSPLLWIKCFLRQFFRSVAKIDYLTLRHGFISAHLSTNNSFNFQKYIQRSLEDDFKAVVGISPVMWFVVVIFLLVDVHGWNAYLWVSFLPLIAILVIGTKLEVIVARMAMQLTNQNTVIKGSPLVQPNNNLFWFNRPQLVLTLLHFILFMNAFEFSFFIWVTWQFGIKSCYHENVEVIVIRVVLAIMVQILCSYITLPLYALVTQMGSQFKSAILEEHTIHKIKQWHEDVKHKRKKEPNSPEPTVHSHSEMVSLDEGSSHRRAPTLMVFGSPNDVRGDEITEVVDDHQHTPQGIQSRQISKNELHIVHQRI; from the exons atgttacCCCATGCACAGATGAAGCGATGGAAAGCCTGGGAGAAAGAAACCCTAACTGTAGAATACATGGCAGCCAACG ATCCTGAAAGATTCAGATACGCAAGACAAACAACATTTGGGCGACGACATGTGACCTCTTATGGATCAAATTCTCCTCTATTGTGGATT AAATGTTTTCTTCGGCAATTCTTTCGTTCCGTGGCGAAAATCGACTACTTAACTCTGCGACATGGATTTATTTCG GCTCATTTATctacaaataattcatttaatttcCAGAAGTACATACAAAGATCTTTGGAAGACGATTTCAAAGCTGTCGTTGGCATTAG CCCCGTCATGTGGTTCGTAGTCGTTATCTTCTTGCTCGTTGATGTCCATg GTTGGAATGCCTATCTGTGGGTCTCATTTCTCCCTCTGATAGCAA TTCTGGTAATTGGAACTAAACTTGAAGTGATAGTGGCAAGAATGGCAATGCAACTGACAAATCAAAACACAGTGATCAAAGGGTCTCCATTGGTGCAACCCAACAACAATCTCTTCTGGTTCAATCGCCCGCAGCTTGTCTTAACTCTGCTTCATTTCATCCTATTTATG aatgCGTTCGAGTTTTCGTTCTTCATATGGGTTACG TGGCAGTTTGGGATCAAGTCTTGCTACCATGAGAATGTAGAAGTGATCGTTATCAGGGTGGTCTTGGC GATAATGGTTCAGATCCTTTGCAGCTACATAACTCTACCCCTCTACGCCCTCGTCACTCAG ATGGGGTCTCAATTCAAGAGTGCGATACTGGAAGAACACACTATACACAAAATCAAGCAATGGCATGAAGATGTAAAGCACAAGAGGAAAAAAGAACCAAACTCACCGGAACCGACGGTGCATAGCCACAGCGAGATGGTTTCACTGGATGAGGGGTCATCCCACAGACGTGCCCCCACCCTTATGGTTTTCGGTTCTCCCAATGATGTTCGTGGTGATGAGATAACTGAAGTTGTTGATGATCACCAACACACGCCGCAAGGTATTCAAAGTCGGCAGATTAGCAAAAATGAACTTCATATTGTTCATCAAAggatttga
- the LOC140987520 gene encoding auxin response factor 4-like isoform X2 — MEIIDLNLSYLSEVENNACGKGGERDKGCANCYLSTSISSCSSNAASNSSSPCSVFAPLSIYMELWHACAGPLSSLPKKGDVVVYFAQGHIEQAASASPFPPMESPAFDLPPMIFCRVVDVQLLANKENDEVYSQLTLLPLPELVGLELEGTENGNEGVDEDGNVAGAVKSTSHMFCKTLTASDTSTHGGFSVPRRAAEDCFPPLDYKEQRPSQELIAKDLHGVEWKFRHIYRGQPRRHLLTTGWSIFVSQKNLASGDAVLFLRGESGDLRLGIKRAARPRTGLPDSIIKSQNSYTNVLSPVAYALATNTTFNVFYSPRASHADFIVPYQKYVKCTTNQIHVGTRFKMKFDLDDSPERRFSGVVIGVGDMDPYRWPNSKWRSLMVRWDDDIVSNHQDRVSPWDIDFSGNFAPLSIQSSPRIKKLRSSLQATPPLGSLIFGRSSRLDFEESVKSSKVLQGQENVALVSPLYKNNRISRQLDFETRPPASNPILDQMDKINHTNFWINPAPTTFTGFLQSNWLPEVLQGQEICSLRSLSGKTDVNLSVGSKPELGCDVLNAYQRHQISFYPLASEGARSLSFLEKGNYRARQGPLTVSDFSNFQRGTSVLNPNPILMRDIGDVGRIPYLGNDLRAIDQTSPTPASMMHLKNLNDDNYLKDKVPTCKLFGFSLTDDLDAVNSQGPSKRSCTKVHKQGSLVGRAIDLSKLLGYEELLTELERLFSMEGLLRDPNNGWHILYTDSDNDMMVVGDDPWNNFGWQRVCGGCH, encoded by the exons ATGGAGATTATTGATCTGAACCTTTCTTATTTGAGTGAGGTAGAAAATAATGCATGTGGCAAAGGAGGTGAACGTGATAAGGGTTGTGCTAATTGCTATTTGTCCACTTCTATCTCATCTTGCTCTTCAAATGCAGCCTCAAATTCCTCTTCTCCTTGTTCAGTATTTGCCCCATTATCAATCTACATGGAGCTATGGCATGCGTGTGCAGGCCCTCTTAGCAGTTTACCCAAGAAAGGGGATGTGGTGGTGTATTTTGCTCAAGGACATATAGAACAGGCTGCTTCTGCTTCACCTTTTCCTCCCATGGAATCGCCTGCTTTTGATCTTCCTCCGATGATCTTTTGTAGGGTTGTGGATGTTCAGCTACTA gCTAACAAGGAAAATGATGAGGTTTACTCGCAGCTAACTCTACTTCCTCTACCTGAG CTGGTAGGCCTCGAATTAGAAGGGACAGAGAATGGAAACGAAGGAGTTGATGAGGATGGGAATGTAGCTGGAGCTGTAAAGTCTACTTCCCACATGTTCTGCAAAACTCTTACTGCTTCTGACACGAGTACTCATGGTGGATTTTCGGTCCCTCGTAGGGCGGCTGAAGATTGCTTTCCCCCTCTG GATTATAAAGAACAAAGGCCATCTCAAGAACTCATAGCCAAGGATCTTCATGGAGTGGAATGGAAATTCAGGCACATTTACAGAG GCCAACCTAGGCGACATTTGCTCACTACAGGGTGGAGTATCTTTGTCAGCCAAAAAAATCTTGCATCAGGTGATGCAGTATTATTTCTGAG GGGAGAATCTGGAGACCTACGTTTGGGGATTAAAAGAGCAGCTCGACCAAGAACTGGATTGCCCGATTCAATCATTAAAAGCCAGAATTCTTATACCAATGTCCTCTCCCCTGTCGCGTACGCCTTAGCAACCAACACCACATTCAATGTCTTTTATAGCCCAAG GGCGAGTCACGCTGATTTTATTGTCCCATACCAAAAATACGTGAAATGTACTACTAACCAAATACATGTTGGAACAAGATTCAAAATGAAATTTGACTTGGATGATTCTCCAGAAAGAAG GTTTAGTGGAGTCGTGATTGGAGTTGGTGATATGGATCCTTATAGGTGGCCAAACTCGAAATGGAGAAGCTTGATG GTTCGCTGGGATGATGATATCGTAAGTAATCATCAAGATCGAGTTTCTCCATGGGACATTGATTTCTCGGGTAATTTTGCACCTCTGAGCATCCAGTCCTCCCCAAGAATAAAGAAACTGAGATCCAGTCTGCAGGCAACTCCCCCGCTTGGCAGCCTAATTTTTG GACGCAGCTCTCGTTTGGACTTTGAGGAGTCTGTAAAATCCTCTAAGGTCTTGCAAGGTCAAGAAAATGTAGCTTTGGTGTCACctctttataaaaataataggaTTAGCCGCCAGCTTGATTTTGAAACTCGACCCCCAGCATCTAATCCtatactggatcagatggataaAATTAATCACACCAATTTTTGGATAAATCCAGCTCCTACCACATTCACAGGCTTTCTGCAATCCAATTGGCTTCCAGAGGTCTTGCAAGGTCAAGAAATATGCTCACTGAGATCACTATCTGGGAAAACCGATGTAAATCTCAGTGTTGGATCAAAACCTGAACTTGGTTGCGATGTTCTTAATGCATATCAAAGGCATCAAATCAGCTTTTATCCTCTAGCTTCTGAAGGGGCCCGAAGCTTGTCGTTTTTAGAGAAAGGCAACTACAGAGCCAGACAAGGACCTCTAACGGTTTCCGATTTTTCCAATTTTCAAAGAGGAACTTCTGTTTTAAACCCAAACCCCATTTTAATGAGGGATATAGGAGATGTCGGAAGAATTCCATATCTTGGAAATGATCTGAGAGCCATAGATCAGACATCACCTACTCCAGCTTCTATGATGCATCTGAAAAATCTGAATGATGACAATTACTTAAAGGATAAAGTCCCTACATGTAAACTCTTCGGGTTTTCATTGACTGATGATCTTGATGCGGTTAATTCACAGGGTCCAAGTAAGAGGAGCTGCACAAAG GTTCACAAGCAAGGCAGCTTGGTGGGCAGGGCAATTGATCTTTCAAAACTACTAGGTTATGAGGAGCTGCTGACTGAATTGGAAAGGTTGTTCAGCATGGAAGGCCTTTTGCGTGATCCGAACAATGGATGGCATATATTGTATACTGACAGTGATAATGATATGATGGTCGTTGGTGACGATCCATGGAA TAACTTTGGTTGGCAGCGAGTTTGTGGAGGTTGTCACTAA
- the LOC140987520 gene encoding auxin response factor 4-like isoform X3: protein MEIIDLNLSYLSEVENNACGKGGERDKGCANCYLSTSISSCSSNAASNSSSPCSVFAPLSIYMELWHACAGPLSSLPKKGDVVVYFAQGHIEQAASASPFPPMESPAFDLPPMIFCRVVDVQLLANKENDEVYSQLTLLPLPELVGLELEGTENGNEGVDEDGNVAGAVKSTSHMFCKTLTASDTSTHGGFSVPRRAAEDCFPPLDYKEQRPSQELIAKDLHGVEWKFRHIYRGQPRRHLLTTGWSIFVSQKNLASGDAVLFLRGESGDLRLGIKRAARPRTGLPDSIIKSQNSYTNVLSPVAYALATNTTFNVFYSPRASHADFIVPYQKYVKCTTNQIHVGTRFKMKFDLDDSPERRFSGVVIGVGDMDPYRWPNSKWRSLMVRWDDDIVSNHQDRVSPWDIDFSGNFAPLSIQSSPRIKKLRSSLQATPPLGSLIFGRSSRLDFEESVKSSKVLQGQENVALVSPLYKNNRISRQLDFETRPPASNPILDQMDKINHTNFWINPAPTTFTGFLQSNWLPEVLQGQEICSLRSLSGKTDVNLSVGSKPELGCDVLNAYQRHQISFYPLASEGARSLSFLEKGNYRARQGPLTVSDFSNFQRGTSVLNPNPILMRDIGDVGRIPYLGNDLRAIDQTSPTPASMMHLKNLNDDNYLKDKVPTCKLFGFSLTDDLDAVNSQGPSKRSCTKVHKQGSLVGRAIDLSKLLGYEELLTELERLFSMEGLLRDPNNGWHILYTDSDNDMMVVGDDPWNQ from the exons ATGGAGATTATTGATCTGAACCTTTCTTATTTGAGTGAGGTAGAAAATAATGCATGTGGCAAAGGAGGTGAACGTGATAAGGGTTGTGCTAATTGCTATTTGTCCACTTCTATCTCATCTTGCTCTTCAAATGCAGCCTCAAATTCCTCTTCTCCTTGTTCAGTATTTGCCCCATTATCAATCTACATGGAGCTATGGCATGCGTGTGCAGGCCCTCTTAGCAGTTTACCCAAGAAAGGGGATGTGGTGGTGTATTTTGCTCAAGGACATATAGAACAGGCTGCTTCTGCTTCACCTTTTCCTCCCATGGAATCGCCTGCTTTTGATCTTCCTCCGATGATCTTTTGTAGGGTTGTGGATGTTCAGCTACTA gCTAACAAGGAAAATGATGAGGTTTACTCGCAGCTAACTCTACTTCCTCTACCTGAG CTGGTAGGCCTCGAATTAGAAGGGACAGAGAATGGAAACGAAGGAGTTGATGAGGATGGGAATGTAGCTGGAGCTGTAAAGTCTACTTCCCACATGTTCTGCAAAACTCTTACTGCTTCTGACACGAGTACTCATGGTGGATTTTCGGTCCCTCGTAGGGCGGCTGAAGATTGCTTTCCCCCTCTG GATTATAAAGAACAAAGGCCATCTCAAGAACTCATAGCCAAGGATCTTCATGGAGTGGAATGGAAATTCAGGCACATTTACAGAG GCCAACCTAGGCGACATTTGCTCACTACAGGGTGGAGTATCTTTGTCAGCCAAAAAAATCTTGCATCAGGTGATGCAGTATTATTTCTGAG GGGAGAATCTGGAGACCTACGTTTGGGGATTAAAAGAGCAGCTCGACCAAGAACTGGATTGCCCGATTCAATCATTAAAAGCCAGAATTCTTATACCAATGTCCTCTCCCCTGTCGCGTACGCCTTAGCAACCAACACCACATTCAATGTCTTTTATAGCCCAAG GGCGAGTCACGCTGATTTTATTGTCCCATACCAAAAATACGTGAAATGTACTACTAACCAAATACATGTTGGAACAAGATTCAAAATGAAATTTGACTTGGATGATTCTCCAGAAAGAAG GTTTAGTGGAGTCGTGATTGGAGTTGGTGATATGGATCCTTATAGGTGGCCAAACTCGAAATGGAGAAGCTTGATG GTTCGCTGGGATGATGATATCGTAAGTAATCATCAAGATCGAGTTTCTCCATGGGACATTGATTTCTCGGGTAATTTTGCACCTCTGAGCATCCAGTCCTCCCCAAGAATAAAGAAACTGAGATCCAGTCTGCAGGCAACTCCCCCGCTTGGCAGCCTAATTTTTG GACGCAGCTCTCGTTTGGACTTTGAGGAGTCTGTAAAATCCTCTAAGGTCTTGCAAGGTCAAGAAAATGTAGCTTTGGTGTCACctctttataaaaataataggaTTAGCCGCCAGCTTGATTTTGAAACTCGACCCCCAGCATCTAATCCtatactggatcagatggataaAATTAATCACACCAATTTTTGGATAAATCCAGCTCCTACCACATTCACAGGCTTTCTGCAATCCAATTGGCTTCCAGAGGTCTTGCAAGGTCAAGAAATATGCTCACTGAGATCACTATCTGGGAAAACCGATGTAAATCTCAGTGTTGGATCAAAACCTGAACTTGGTTGCGATGTTCTTAATGCATATCAAAGGCATCAAATCAGCTTTTATCCTCTAGCTTCTGAAGGGGCCCGAAGCTTGTCGTTTTTAGAGAAAGGCAACTACAGAGCCAGACAAGGACCTCTAACGGTTTCCGATTTTTCCAATTTTCAAAGAGGAACTTCTGTTTTAAACCCAAACCCCATTTTAATGAGGGATATAGGAGATGTCGGAAGAATTCCATATCTTGGAAATGATCTGAGAGCCATAGATCAGACATCACCTACTCCAGCTTCTATGATGCATCTGAAAAATCTGAATGATGACAATTACTTAAAGGATAAAGTCCCTACATGTAAACTCTTCGGGTTTTCATTGACTGATGATCTTGATGCGGTTAATTCACAGGGTCCAAGTAAGAGGAGCTGCACAAAG GTTCACAAGCAAGGCAGCTTGGTGGGCAGGGCAATTGATCTTTCAAAACTACTAGGTTATGAGGAGCTGCTGACTGAATTGGAAAGGTTGTTCAGCATGGAAGGCCTTTTGCGTGATCCGAACAATGGATGGCATATATTGTATACTGACAGTGATAATGATATGATGGTCGTTGGTGACGATCCATGGAA TCAGTAA
- the LOC140987520 gene encoding auxin response factor 4-like isoform X1, which produces MEIIDLNLSYLSEVENNACGKGGERDKGCANCYLSTSISSCSSNAASNSSSPCSVFAPLSIYMELWHACAGPLSSLPKKGDVVVYFAQGHIEQAASASPFPPMESPAFDLPPMIFCRVVDVQLLANKENDEVYSQLTLLPLPELVGLELEGTENGNEGVDEDGNVAGAVKSTSHMFCKTLTASDTSTHGGFSVPRRAAEDCFPPLDYKEQRPSQELIAKDLHGVEWKFRHIYRGQPRRHLLTTGWSIFVSQKNLASGDAVLFLRGESGDLRLGIKRAARPRTGLPDSIIKSQNSYTNVLSPVAYALATNTTFNVFYSPRASHADFIVPYQKYVKCTTNQIHVGTRFKMKFDLDDSPERRFSGVVIGVGDMDPYRWPNSKWRSLMVRWDDDIVSNHQDRVSPWDIDFSGNFAPLSIQSSPRIKKLRSSLQATPPLGSLIFGRSSRLDFEESVKSSKVLQGQENVALVSPLYKNNRISRQLDFETRPPASNPILDQMDKINHTNFWINPAPTTFTGFLQSNWLPEVLQGQEICSLRSLSGKTDVNLSVGSKPELGCDVLNAYQRHQISFYPLASEGARSLSFLEKGNYRARQGPLTVSDFSNFQRGTSVLNPNPILMRDIGDVGRIPYLGNDLRAIDQTSPTPASMMHLKNLNDDNYLKDKVPTCKLFGFSLTDDLDAVNSQGPSKRSCTKVHKQGSLVGRAIDLSKLLGYEELLTELERLFSMEGLLRDPNNGWHILYTDSDNDMMVVGDDPWNEFVEVVTKIHIYTQEEVEKLSIGINSDDTQSCLEEPPHMTAVSKASSAARLDSSPTVVRM; this is translated from the exons ATGGAGATTATTGATCTGAACCTTTCTTATTTGAGTGAGGTAGAAAATAATGCATGTGGCAAAGGAGGTGAACGTGATAAGGGTTGTGCTAATTGCTATTTGTCCACTTCTATCTCATCTTGCTCTTCAAATGCAGCCTCAAATTCCTCTTCTCCTTGTTCAGTATTTGCCCCATTATCAATCTACATGGAGCTATGGCATGCGTGTGCAGGCCCTCTTAGCAGTTTACCCAAGAAAGGGGATGTGGTGGTGTATTTTGCTCAAGGACATATAGAACAGGCTGCTTCTGCTTCACCTTTTCCTCCCATGGAATCGCCTGCTTTTGATCTTCCTCCGATGATCTTTTGTAGGGTTGTGGATGTTCAGCTACTA gCTAACAAGGAAAATGATGAGGTTTACTCGCAGCTAACTCTACTTCCTCTACCTGAG CTGGTAGGCCTCGAATTAGAAGGGACAGAGAATGGAAACGAAGGAGTTGATGAGGATGGGAATGTAGCTGGAGCTGTAAAGTCTACTTCCCACATGTTCTGCAAAACTCTTACTGCTTCTGACACGAGTACTCATGGTGGATTTTCGGTCCCTCGTAGGGCGGCTGAAGATTGCTTTCCCCCTCTG GATTATAAAGAACAAAGGCCATCTCAAGAACTCATAGCCAAGGATCTTCATGGAGTGGAATGGAAATTCAGGCACATTTACAGAG GCCAACCTAGGCGACATTTGCTCACTACAGGGTGGAGTATCTTTGTCAGCCAAAAAAATCTTGCATCAGGTGATGCAGTATTATTTCTGAG GGGAGAATCTGGAGACCTACGTTTGGGGATTAAAAGAGCAGCTCGACCAAGAACTGGATTGCCCGATTCAATCATTAAAAGCCAGAATTCTTATACCAATGTCCTCTCCCCTGTCGCGTACGCCTTAGCAACCAACACCACATTCAATGTCTTTTATAGCCCAAG GGCGAGTCACGCTGATTTTATTGTCCCATACCAAAAATACGTGAAATGTACTACTAACCAAATACATGTTGGAACAAGATTCAAAATGAAATTTGACTTGGATGATTCTCCAGAAAGAAG GTTTAGTGGAGTCGTGATTGGAGTTGGTGATATGGATCCTTATAGGTGGCCAAACTCGAAATGGAGAAGCTTGATG GTTCGCTGGGATGATGATATCGTAAGTAATCATCAAGATCGAGTTTCTCCATGGGACATTGATTTCTCGGGTAATTTTGCACCTCTGAGCATCCAGTCCTCCCCAAGAATAAAGAAACTGAGATCCAGTCTGCAGGCAACTCCCCCGCTTGGCAGCCTAATTTTTG GACGCAGCTCTCGTTTGGACTTTGAGGAGTCTGTAAAATCCTCTAAGGTCTTGCAAGGTCAAGAAAATGTAGCTTTGGTGTCACctctttataaaaataataggaTTAGCCGCCAGCTTGATTTTGAAACTCGACCCCCAGCATCTAATCCtatactggatcagatggataaAATTAATCACACCAATTTTTGGATAAATCCAGCTCCTACCACATTCACAGGCTTTCTGCAATCCAATTGGCTTCCAGAGGTCTTGCAAGGTCAAGAAATATGCTCACTGAGATCACTATCTGGGAAAACCGATGTAAATCTCAGTGTTGGATCAAAACCTGAACTTGGTTGCGATGTTCTTAATGCATATCAAAGGCATCAAATCAGCTTTTATCCTCTAGCTTCTGAAGGGGCCCGAAGCTTGTCGTTTTTAGAGAAAGGCAACTACAGAGCCAGACAAGGACCTCTAACGGTTTCCGATTTTTCCAATTTTCAAAGAGGAACTTCTGTTTTAAACCCAAACCCCATTTTAATGAGGGATATAGGAGATGTCGGAAGAATTCCATATCTTGGAAATGATCTGAGAGCCATAGATCAGACATCACCTACTCCAGCTTCTATGATGCATCTGAAAAATCTGAATGATGACAATTACTTAAAGGATAAAGTCCCTACATGTAAACTCTTCGGGTTTTCATTGACTGATGATCTTGATGCGGTTAATTCACAGGGTCCAAGTAAGAGGAGCTGCACAAAG GTTCACAAGCAAGGCAGCTTGGTGGGCAGGGCAATTGATCTTTCAAAACTACTAGGTTATGAGGAGCTGCTGACTGAATTGGAAAGGTTGTTCAGCATGGAAGGCCTTTTGCGTGATCCGAACAATGGATGGCATATATTGTATACTGACAGTGATAATGATATGATGGTCGTTGGTGACGATCCATGGAA CGAGTTTGTGGAGGTTGTCACTAAGATCCACATATACACACAAGAGGAAGTGGAGAAGCTGTCCATTGGAATCAACAGTGATGACACCCAAAGCTGCTTGGAAGAACCACCACACATGACAGCAGTGTCAAAGGCTTCTTCTGCGGCCCGGCTTGATTCATCGCCAACTGTGGTCAGGATGTGA